The sequence GAGCGTGAACAGGCGACTCGACGGGAAGCCTAAACTAAGGCAGTCCTAAGTTAGTACGCGGGTCCGGTTTATAACCTCATAAGCCATACTTATGAGATACCCAGGTTTCGGTTATGGGGGTGTCCCGCCCGTCGCCGGTCCTTCGCCTCACCGCTCCCTTCCCTTCGGCTCGGGCATGGTTGACCCTGTCCTCGGCGTACCGATGCACGGTGGGTGGCGAGGGGAGTGGCGCGTGGGCGGACGCGAGGAGACGACCGTCGTGGTGACCGGCGGCAGCGGCTTCGTCGGCGGCCATCTCGTACGGCGGCTGCTGGAGCGAGGCTATCGGGTGCACACCACCGTGCGCAGCGCGGCGAACGCGGCGAAGGTGCGGCCGCTGTGGGAGATGCAGGAGGCGTTCCCGGGCCGACTGACGCTGTTCGAGGCCGACTTGCTGAAGAGCGGCTCGTTCGACGAGGCGGTCGGCGGCTGCTCGGTCGTCTTCCACGTGGCCTCGCCGTTCCTCATGCCGGAGCAGATCGTGGACGGCCGGCGGGACGTCGTGGACCCGGCGCTGCTCGGCACCCGCGGCGTGCTTGCGTGCATCGAGCGGAACCCGCAGGTCACAACCCTGGTGTTCACCTCCACCGTGGGCGCCGTCTTCGGCGACTACGCGGACGTCCTGGACATGGACGGCCAGGTGCTGTCCGAGCGGTACGTCAACACCACGAGCACGGTCGAGAACAACCCCTACCACTACGCCAAGACCGTCGCGGAACGTGCGGTCCGCGACGCGGCGCAGGCGCAGGACCGCTGGCGCATGGTGTCCATCAACCCCGGCCTGATCCTCGGTCCTTCCCTCACCCCGGCGTCCGAGTCCGGCAGCCTCTTCCTCCTCGACGAACTGTTCAAGGGCCGCTTCTGCTACGGCGCCCCCGACTTCAGCTTCACCACCGCGGACGTCCGCGACGTCGCCGACGCGCACATCGCGGCCGCCGAGAACCCAGATGCCAAGGGCCGGTACATCGTGGCGGCCGAGACGATGACGTCGTTCCACGAGATGGCACGCATCATCCGCACCCGCCACCCCTACGACCCGCGTCTGCCGCGCACCGCGCTCCCGCACTGGCCGGTACGCGTTCTGGGCCCCTCCTTCGGGCTCACCCAGGACTACATCCGAGGGCACCTCGGGATCCGTTTCCGCGTCGACAACAGCCGCAGCGTCCACGAACTGGGCCTCACCTACCGTCCGGTGCGGGAGACCCTGCTGGACCACTACGCGAGCTGGCGCGCACACCGGCGCCACCGGCGCTGAGACCGGGCACCGGCTCGGGCCTGGTCCGTCACGCGGGCCGTATCACCCGGTGGATCGCCGACTCCCCGGCGCCGTAGATCGACTCCTCGCGTATGTACGAGCCCGGGCCCGGCGCATGGATCATCATGCCGTCACCGATGTGCAGGCCCACGTGCCGGTCGTCGTCGAAGAAGAGGACCAGATCGCCGGGTTCGAGGCCGGCGAGGGTGACCGGGGTGCCCGCGAGCGCCTGCTGGTGCGCCGCGCGGGGCAGCGTGACCCCGGCCGCCCTCCAGGCCGCCTGCGTGAGGCTGGAGCAGTCGTAGGAGTCCGGCCCGGTCGCCCCCCACACGCACGGCTTGCCGGTCTGAGCCCGCGCGAAGTCGATGGCCTTCGCGACCCGTGTGGAGCGGGTGGACCGGGGAGCGGTGGGCGCGGGTGGGAAGGCGGCGGAGCCGGCCGGCGGGTCGGTGGTGACAGGGGGGAAGGAGCCGGTGTGGGTCACGGGGGCGATGGAGCCCGTGTCGGTCATCGGGGCAGCGGCGATGTAGGCGAAGGAGCCTGTGTCGGTGAGTGGGTCGGTGAGTGGGTTGTTGACGAGAGGGGCGATGGAGCCCGTGTCGGTCATCGGGGCAGCGGTGATGTAGGCGAAGGAGCCTGTGTCGGTGAGTGGGCCGGTGAGTGGGCCGGTGAGTGGGTTGGTGAGTGGGTTGGTGAGTGGGTTGGTGACGAGAGGGGCGAAGGAGCCCGTGTCCGTCATAGGAGCGGCCGTCGTGAGCGGGGTCGCCGGGCTCGGGGCCGTCGGCACACCTGGCGCCGTCCACTGCGGCTGTTGCCACTGGCCGCTGCTGAGCGGATCCGGTAGTCCCAGGTCCGGCTGCCGCGGATCCAGCTGTCCCGGCTGCTGAAGCCCCGGCTGCCCCCACTGCTCGGTGCTCGGGTGGACCGCATGTCCCGCGGCGGGCTGGGGAGTCTGCTCGGCGACGGTGCCCCAGGCGCCCTGTGCGGGGGCGGTCATGAGGGGGGTGGCGAGTGAGGCGGTGTGACGGGACAGCAGTTCCTGGGCGATGGCCAGCTTGCGCCGGTTCCTGGCCTTGGAGTCCGCGAGGGACGGGCGCCCGGACACGGCGGGGGACGCGGGCAGCGCCCTGGGCTGCCGCGGCACGGCACCCTGGGCGGCAGGCAGCGCCGCGACGGGGAGTACGGACGTCTCGGCCGGACCGAGGCCGGCCGGCCCGGGCAGGCCGAGTCCGAGGGCGTCGGCCGCACCGGGGACGGCGAATCCGGCTGTGCTCCGGGCACTTGGCGCGGCGGCGACCAGGCCGGTCGGGGCCGACAGCCCGAGGCCGAGGGATGCCGTGGTGTCAGGACCGTCGAGTCGGGGCGCGCTCCCGCCGGGCAGTTCCGGCATGCCCCCGATGGGCAACTCCGCGATGGCCCGCCCGCTGCGGCCGGGCAACTCCGGGAGCGGGGCGGCGAAGCCGGGCAGACCCGGGGCTCCCGCTTCCAGCGCGGCCCGAGGACGGCCGGTCAGGTCCGCGGCGGATCCACTCGTCAGCTCCGGCATCACGCGCCCGGCGGCCGGACGCGCCGACCCGGGGGCGAGCTCGGGCAGCCCCGGCTCCAGAGCCCCTCGGTCACCACCGGGCAGGGCACCGCCCGACCGGTCCCGAGGTCGGGCCGGGGCCGAGAAGCGGTCGGGCTGCCGGTCCTTGGGCAGTACGGCGGGGGCGCTGGGCCCCAGCTTGGCGCGCGCCGCGTCGAACCACGGCCGGGCCACCGCGTCGAGGGCCGGATCCGGGCGCCCGCCGCGTCTCTTGGCCAGCGGGACGCCTCTTCCTCGTGAGGCCAGGGACATGGCCCGCGTCGCGTTGTAGTTCCCCGTCTCGCTCTCGGCCCGGTCGTAGAGGGAGTCGATCCGCTGCCGAACCTCGTCGGGGTTCTCCGGCGCCATGGAAGACGTACTCCTTCCTTGCCCCGCGGGGCAGTCGGGCCGAATCCGGAGTCGGTCGAGCTCCGGCTCCGGACACCACGGCGGATGTGCTGGGCAGCCGGGCGGCCTGGCGGTCAACCTAACCAACTTGTGTCGCTCGTGTGAAGGTTGAAGCGTGGAATGTCCGATACGTATTTGTGATGTTCGCCGCGGTGTTCGAGGGGAAACGATAGATGCCCTTCCCTCGTGACCACAGTTTTCTGTGAGATGCCTGAGAATCTGTGATTCGGTTGAACACAGACGCGCCATCATGCGTATCGGGCGGGGGAACTCCATGCCCGAACTCCGCTCCACGCAGGGGGACGACCTTGATACGCAACCGGCGCAGACGCCCGACCGGCGCACGACGCGCGACCTTCGCCGCCGTCGCCCTGATGCTGGGCGGGGGCGGGCTCGTCGCCGCCAACGTCTACGCCTCGGCCAGCGAGGGAGGCTGGGGCGGGCAGTCCGGCCCCGAGGCGAGCGGACACCTCACGTCCACGGGCATGGCCACGATCGACTGCCCGGACGTCGGCAGCCGGCTGACGTCCGTGCCGGACCAGGCCCGCGCGGAGGTCGACCGCGAACTCGCCCAGCTGGACCAGCAGTCCGCCGGTGCCTACCAGCAGCTCCAGCAGTCGGCACAGGCCGTCCGGGAGAATCCGGGCGCCGCCGACGGCCCGATCATGAACCCGTTGAAGGAGCAGCGCGCGGCGACCATCGAGCGGATCGCCGTCGCCATCGACCGGGTGGGCGACCGGCCGGAAGGCCTGGAGTCCCTGGCCGCCTGCACCCTGCGCCCCGCACAGGAGGGCTCCGGCGGTGATCCGGGCAGCGGCGGCCAGGCCACCGCCGGCGCGAGCGAGAGCCCTCAACAAGGCGGCGGCCAGGGCCAGAACGGTGCCGGGCAGGCGGGCGCGGGCCAGGGCGGCAACGGGCCCGTCGTCTCGGACTACGCGGACATCACCTCCGTGCAGCCCAACGTGCCGAACCCGCCCCAGCAGGCCGACGCCTCGCGCGGCACCTTCACCTCCGACTGCGGCGTCAACGCGAACGGCCTGTTCAACTCCGACAACGTGATCGTCGCCCCCGGCGTCTCCAACGGCGCCCACCACTTCCACGACTACGTCGGCAACCAGTCCAACAACGCCTTCGCCAGCGACGAGGACCTGGCCGACGCCAAGACCAGCTGTGTGGACCAGGGTGACAAGTCGACGTACTACTGGCCGGTGCTGCGCCTGCAGAACGGCAAGCAGGAACGGGACGCCGGCTCTCCGGGCGGCGGCACCGAGGGCAACGCGGGCCAGATCGTCACGGCCAAGCAGGTGACGCTGACGTTCGTGGGCAGCCCGCGCGGCAAGGTCACCGCGATGCCGCGCCTGCTGCGCATCATCACCGGCGACGCCAAGGCGTTCGTCAACGGCCCCGGCAACGCCAACGCCTCCTGGAGCTGCACCGGGTTCGAGGACCGCCAGCTGAAGGACAAGTACCCGCTGTGCCCGTCCGGCAGCGACGTGGTGCGCACCTTCCGCTTCCAGAGCTGCTGGGACGGCCGCAACATCGACAGCGCCAACCACCGCACCCACGTGGCCTTCACCGCCCCCGACGGCTCCTGCCCCGCCGGCTTCCAGGCGATCCCGCAGCTGGTGCAGCGCATCGTCTACGACGTCGCCGCGCCGAGCATCCAGGACGGCGGGCGCACGGTGCCGCTGTTCGCGGTGGACTCCTTCCCGGAGCAGTTGCACAAGCCCGTCACCGACCACGGCGACTTCATCAACGTCTTCGACGAGGACCTGATGCGCGACATGGTCGACTGCATCAACTCCGGCCGGACCTGCGGACCCCGTGGCGGCGACGACTCCGGTGCCACCACCGCCCCGAGCACCGGCGGCGGCACCGGAGCGACGGCCGACCCGGGCACCGGCACGACCGCGGATCCCGGCGCGGGCGAAACGGCAGCTCCGGCACCCTCCACCGCCAACCCGGTGGAGCTGCCGAGGACCGACGCGACGACCTCGCCCGCGAACACCACCAAGCACAGCAAGCCCGCCCGGCAGAGCAGGACGACCGAGCCTGCCGGGCCCGCCCGGCACGGCAAGACGTCCGAGCCGGCCGAGCCCGCTCGGCACGGCAAGTCCACCGAGCCCGCCAAGTCCGGCCAGGCCGGAGCCTCGTCCCGTGCGGCGGACTCCAGCGGGGGTGAGGTCGGCAAGCCCACGCAGTCCGCACCGCCCCAGAGCGCCGGAGCGGGTCGGACCCCCGCCGCGCAGACCGAGCCCCAGGCGGTGCAGGGCGGGCTCGCCGAGACCGGGGCCCACCTGTGGCCCGCGGCCATCGGCACACTGCTCGCCCTGTCAGGCCTGATCATGCTGGTGCGGGCCAAGCGCCTGCGCTACTGACCGCTCGGCACGGACGCACGGACGGCGGCCCACCCTCCAGGGGTGCGGCCGCCGTCCGCTTCCACCTGCCATCGGTCGGACGGCGTCCGTCACACGACCCGCAGGCTCCGCTTGGCGAGTTCGTACGCGGGCAGCATCGCCTCGTGCTCCTCGGTGTCCAGCCCGCCGAGGTGCAGCACCACCGGACCGTCGGGCGTGATGACGGCGAGGGCGCTCTCCTTCTTCGTCTCCTTCAGAAGCTTGCTCGTGTACAGGTACTCGACCTCCGCACCGGCAAGCCCGCCGCCCGTCGTGAAGGAGCGGTACTTCTCCTT is a genomic window of Streptomyces griseochromogenes containing:
- a CDS encoding C40 family peptidase — encoded protein: MAPENPDEVRQRIDSLYDRAESETGNYNATRAMSLASRGRGVPLAKRRGGRPDPALDAVARPWFDAARAKLGPSAPAVLPKDRQPDRFSAPARPRDRSGGALPGGDRGALEPGLPELAPGSARPAAGRVMPELTSGSAADLTGRPRAALEAGAPGLPGFAAPLPELPGRSGRAIAELPIGGMPELPGGSAPRLDGPDTTASLGLGLSAPTGLVAAAPSARSTAGFAVPGAADALGLGLPGPAGLGPAETSVLPVAALPAAQGAVPRQPRALPASPAVSGRPSLADSKARNRRKLAIAQELLSRHTASLATPLMTAPAQGAWGTVAEQTPQPAAGHAVHPSTEQWGQPGLQQPGQLDPRQPDLGLPDPLSSGQWQQPQWTAPGVPTAPSPATPLTTAAPMTDTGSFAPLVTNPLTNPLTNPLTGPLTGPLTDTGSFAYITAAPMTDTGSIAPLVNNPLTDPLTDTGSFAYIAAAPMTDTGSIAPVTHTGSFPPVTTDPPAGSAAFPPAPTAPRSTRSTRVAKAIDFARAQTGKPCVWGATGPDSYDCSSLTQAAWRAAGVTLPRAAHQQALAGTPVTLAGLEPGDLVLFFDDDRHVGLHIGDGMMIHAPGPGSYIREESIYGAGESAIHRVIRPA
- a CDS encoding DUF1996 domain-containing protein; its protein translation is MLGGGGLVAANVYASASEGGWGGQSGPEASGHLTSTGMATIDCPDVGSRLTSVPDQARAEVDRELAQLDQQSAGAYQQLQQSAQAVRENPGAADGPIMNPLKEQRAATIERIAVAIDRVGDRPEGLESLAACTLRPAQEGSGGDPGSGGQATAGASESPQQGGGQGQNGAGQAGAGQGGNGPVVSDYADITSVQPNVPNPPQQADASRGTFTSDCGVNANGLFNSDNVIVAPGVSNGAHHFHDYVGNQSNNAFASDEDLADAKTSCVDQGDKSTYYWPVLRLQNGKQERDAGSPGGGTEGNAGQIVTAKQVTLTFVGSPRGKVTAMPRLLRIITGDAKAFVNGPGNANASWSCTGFEDRQLKDKYPLCPSGSDVVRTFRFQSCWDGRNIDSANHRTHVAFTAPDGSCPAGFQAIPQLVQRIVYDVAAPSIQDGGRTVPLFAVDSFPEQLHKPVTDHGDFINVFDEDLMRDMVDCINSGRTCGPRGGDDSGATTAPSTGGGTGATADPGTGTTADPGAGETAAPAPSTANPVELPRTDATTSPANTTKHSKPARQSRTTEPAGPARHGKTSEPAEPARHGKSTEPAKSGQAGASSRAADSSGGEVGKPTQSAPPQSAGAGRTPAAQTEPQAVQGGLAETGAHLWPAAIGTLLALSGLIMLVRAKRLRY